The genomic interval TACTAGTATTCAAAAAGTCGAAGCACATGAATGTTAAGTTGTCAAGCTTAATTCCCCTTTGACtgattttttctttttcgttGATGACCCCAAACATTTCTCCCTCTTTTCGCCTTATTCTGTTGCGAACCCCTATAATTCTCAAGTTAAACTATTGCCTCAGGTTCagttcatgttttgatctcaagatggtctttaagactcgggacgaaacgtaggcttgggGATATAGGTTTTCTGAAGAAGAGGGAAACTATGGCTCAAAAATCCCAACCCATAATGACATTCTCTGCCCCAGTTTAAGTTGAGGCACTTTGTTTTGGctttgaccgaacttgtcttttgaacaagctgcctacgtaccttttcaggatcaagtcattacgtagttcagactcaatcattgagtctgacaaatcattagagacaacaatgtataccaatctggtcaggtcttttatttggactgtaatataggctaggggtacgggttaaagaaagaaagagttaaataaggctcaaaatcagcaCTTTCATTAAGGGTaacttggtcaaagatcacatgcgtagtatgtcccttattttctttcttttttcttctttttccatttgcttttgttgctctcttttgtttttctctttcatgaagggattcggtcatttttgtttggacttcatttgggactaatcctttgaaattgccccagtgtggggtgtgatcttttgacgggttaatcaaaaattgaattttccaggctcaagaagggcttgcaagggatctctttttgtttcttttgggtagcagaaagatggcctgccatcatttcgagtagccaattgttgtctcatatgacttgccagacCCTAAAGGGCCCATACCCAGGTCAAATTTTGtaaactgacttttgaaaaaatactggtttatcatttaggctcaatttggttatcaAATGGTAAATTGTTATTTGGCTTTTTTATAGGAAAGTAGATCGACCaacgatggccatctatcatttgatcaaaacatgaataatgaACAGTCATTAGATTTATGAAGCAAATCGTTATTTCATTGAATCTCCTTGAGAGTTTACAgggtttctaagaaaaatatttctttaccgcaTCTGAGTTTGTGGGGTGCACCAGATCGGCTCCATCCATGTCTGATAACAATAAggcacctcctgaaaatgctttcTTTACCACATACGGCCCTTCATAATTTGGGGTCCACTTACCTCTGGGGTCATTATGAattggtaaaatctttttcaaaactaGATCTCCTTCTTGAAACCGTCGAATACGCACTTTCTTGTTAAAAgctctcatcattctcctttggtataactgcccatgaactatagctgtcaatcttttttcttcaattagaTTCAACTGGTCATATCTAGATTGCACCCATTCTGCTTCGGTTAACTCTGCTTCTTTTAAGACTCGTAACGATGGAATCTCAACTTCTATCGGAATTACAGCCTCCATTCCATATaccaaagagaaaggggtagCCCTTGTAGATGTTCGAACAGTGGTCCGATAGGCCCATAAAGCGAAAGGTAACTTCTCATGCCAATCTCTATAGGTCCCTGTCATTTTTTCCAAGATGCTCTTGATGTTCTTATTGGCTGCTTCCACTGCTCCATTCATTTGGGGTCGATAGGGGGCTGAATTATGATGCTTGACCTTGAACTGACTGCATAATTTTGTCATGACCTCGTTGTTCAAGTTTTTAGCATTGTCTGATATTATACTTTCTGGGATCCCATACCTGCAAATTAATTCCCTCTTGATAAAACGATTGATTATATTTTGAGTGACATTAGAGTATGATGCTGcttctacccattttgtgaagtagtcaatggccacgaaaatgaatcgatgcccattactggccttcggggttatcgatccgatcacatccatgccccatgcTGAGAAAGGCCAAGGTGTAGATAAAACCTGGAGTTGAGTGGGTGGGACTTGTATGCGATCTCCATAGATTTGACACTTATGGCACTTTCGAACATACTCCATACAATCCCGTTCCATGGTTATCCAATAGTATCCACTCCTTAGGATTTTTCGGGCCAACGAGTGTCCTCCCGCATAAGTCCCACAAACACCGTCGTGTACTTCCTGTATGATTTGTCTTGCCTCTTGCAACTCCACGCACCGTAGGAGGGTCATATCATGATTCCTTTTATACAATATCTCCCCATCTAAGAAGAATCCCATAGCTAGCCTCCGAATTGTCTTTCGGTCATTAGAGGCTCCTATGGGATACTCCTTCCAttgaatgtatgttttgatatcatgAAACCATGGCTTTCCATCAGCTTCTTCTGTCATTATACAGTATGCTGGCTCCCTATGCATCCTTATTCGAATGGGTTCAATCTCTATTCCGGACTCAACCTTAAATAAAGCCGCCAATGTTGCTAGCGCATCAGGGATTAAGTTGCTCTCTCTCGGTAAATGCGAAAAACTGATGGCATCGAATTCCTGCATCATTTCCTGAATGAACTCCTGGTATGGTATTAATTTGGAATCCCGGGTTTCCCACTTTCCAGTCAACTGATAAATTACCAAAGCGGAATCTCCTTttacaatcaattttttaatgcCTCGGTCAATAGCCGCCTGTAAGCCCAATACGCACGCTTCATACTCTGCTATATTATTGGTACACGGAAAGGTGAGTTTGGCTGTGACTGGGTAATATTTACCCTCTGGTGATATGAGTACAGCCCCTATTCCATGCCCCCATACGTTGGTCGCCCCATCAAATAGCATCATCCACCCAACATTACCttccttttcttgatcaattgaatcaatatcttgatccgGGAAGTCAAACTCCATGGATTGGTAATCATTAACGGCCCTATCAGCCAAATATTCTGCTATAATGCTCCCTTTGATGGCTTTTCTCGTCACATATGTAATATCATATTCAATCAACAGCATTTGCCAACGAGCCATCCGTCCTGTTACTGCAGGTTTCTCGAAAACATACTTAATCGGATCCATTTTAGAAATCAGCCATGTTGTGTAATACAGCGTGTATTGCCTTAATCTACTAACCACCCACACTAAAGCGCAACACGTCTTCTCCAGGTTAGAGTACCTAGATTCGTATTCCATGAACTTTTTGCTTAAATAATAGATGGCGCGCTCCTTTCTTCCAGACTCATCGTGTTGTCCTAACACACACCCCATGGAATTCTCTGATACTACTAAGTACAATATAAGAGGCCTTCCAAGTACAGGGGGAACCAAAACTGGAGGGTTCAatagatattcttttattttatcaaaagctTTTTGACATTCTTCACTCCATTTTTCGGGGTTATCCTTCTTCAGCAGCTTAAATATGGGCTCACAAGTAGCAGTCAACTGAGATATAAATCGAGCTATGTAGTTCAATtggcctaggaaactcctgacttctttttcagttttgggactaggcatttctcgaatagcttttattttatctgggtctacttcaatccctttctcacttacgataaatcccaacaattttcCTGAAGAAGCTCCGAATGTACATTTTTCTGGATTTAATTTCAGTTGACATTTTCGTAGCCttttaaatagcttccttaagtTCATCACATGGCTATACTCATCTCGAGACTTAACAATCATGTCGTCCACATATACTTCTATCTCCTTATGCATCAAGTCATGGAATAGCGTTACCATGGCTCTCTGATAGGTTGCCCCTGCATTCTTTAAACCAAAGGGCATAACCTTGTAGCAAAAGGTCCCCCATAAGGTGATGAACGTGGTCTTATCTTTATCTTCTGGGGCCATCTTAATTTCATTATATCCAGAAAacccatccatgaatgaaaacagGGCATGTCCCGCGGTATTGTCTACCAGCACATCTATGTGTGgaagtgggaaattatctttagggctagctttattcaagtctcgatagtcaacacagactctcacttttccatttttcttcattattggaactacattggccatccactctggatatttggctacttctaaaaaaccagcctcaaactgcttttgtacctcttcttttattttgatcaacATATCTGGGCGCATTCTCCTCAGTTTCTGTTTTACCGGTTTGCTATCTGGGTAAATGGGTATTTTATGTGTTACTAAGTCCGTATCCAAACCCGGCATGTCCTGATAGGACCATGCAAAAACATCTTGGTATTCCTTCAAAAGGTTTATCATTTCGCATCTTTCTTTTCCTCCCAACAGTTGCCCCGATTTTTACTTCTTTTGGTCCTCATTAGTCCCCCAAATTTATTGTGACCGTGGGGTCGCTACTGGTTTAAAGTTGgtttttcatctgatttcaacATTCTTTGCAGTTCAGGTGATAAGTCAGTCTCCTCTTCTATTTCAGGCTTCTAGgaattaagttttcaaagttaacatcaATTTCTGGCTCCTGAATACTGGTATGATTATTTTCCCTATCCCTGCCATTAAAACAAAGGTAAACAATTCTTTTGACAAATGACCCAATTGATGCAATAAATGCGAAAGAAATGCATACTGGTTTTATTGATGAAAAAGACAAACGTGTCGAGGCAATAATGtcacggattacaaaaagaaaGCGAAATGAGCAAAGCCATTACATGAAGTGAATTGGGTAATCAAAGATGTCCAGTTTCTGAATTTCTGCTCCTGTCAATGGGTAGATCCATCTACTCGAGTCATTCATGTGGTCCCCTGATTCTAAGGCCAATATGCTCATCTGTTTCATTTCTTCCTCAAGAGTGACTGATTGCCCTTTCGAAAGGGTCTGATTCATTGGCGGACTTCTACCCCCCACTTGGTACTTACTCTTCTTGTGCGCCTCTCGATTCGGATTATTCTTTTCTCTTCTGCCTTCTCTTATGGTCAGCTAAAGTAGGAGTATATCCGATGCCGTATCTCTCATTCATGCCTTCCTGGTAACAATGGCATTGCGATGCCCTGGAGATACTTCCCAACCTTTTCCTGGGCAAAACCTTGATTTTAATCATTTCCGCGGCCACAATGCGCGTGGAAGAAGAGATCCGAGGTTGAGGGATAAAAGATCCCTCCATTATAGTAATGACGTTGATGATCTCAAATGCTCGGAATGAATCTTCATGGGCTTCTTCAGCTCTGCTTCCACATAGGGAGTGGGAAGAAGGTTTAGTAACCATTATATCGGTTTCTCCATAAACACATACCAGTTTATCCCCTACTACAAACTTCACTCGCTGATGCAAAGAGGGAGGGAACTGCCCCCAGTATTATGTATCCAAGGCCTTCCCAAGAGACAACTGTATGAAGGTGTAATATCCATGACTTGAAAAGTGATTATTGAAGGTTACGGGTCCAATCTGAATAGGGATATGTCAAGCGACCCTACTGACTCTCTTCGTGTCCCATCGAAGGCACGCACCACCAAATTGTTTGGTGTCACATAAGAAGGGTCAATGGGTAACCTTTGCAATGTAGTCATTGGCATAACATTGAGGGATGATCCATTATCTATCAGGACTCGAGACATCATATGATCCTTACATTTGGTGGATATATGCAGCGCCTTGTTGTGCCCCTGGCCTTCTGGCGGAATTTCTTCATCAGTAAAAGTGATGTAATTGGAGGCTGCCAGACTTCCGATCACATGATTGAATTTATCAACACTGATATCTTGGGGAATGTAGGCTTGATTTAGGACTTTAAGTAATGCCTCCCGATGGGTCTCTGAATTTAGTAGAAGTGACAAAACAGATATGTGAGCCGGCATTTTCTTTAGTTGGTCCACAATGTTGTACTCGCTATGCTTTATTATCTTCAGGAATTCTTCGGCCTCTCCATTGGATATTGGACTTTTCACTGCCCTGTCTGGTTCCCCTGTATTCTGTCGATTTGTTTTGGAAGAGTCTGGCATATACACCCTACCACTTCGAGTTATCCCTTTTACCCCTACTATATTGCTAGAGCTTCCTTCGACATACGCCTCGCATTCATATTTCCAGGATACTGCTTGGTTACTCTTGTATGGGAATGGCCTGGGAGTAGAGATTACCAAGCGAGCTGGCGCTTCCTGTGTAGGAAGAGCCTTGTTCATGGTAGGTATGAATGGTTGATTGGTGCACTGATGATATACTGGCCTATTTTCCTCAACGACTGCAATCTCTTTGCTTTTTCGGGTACCACCGATCTCTATAGATTTGTTGTCCAccatcttttgcaaaaacattctaAAAGTTACACAATGTTTCACAGATCTTCCTTCTTTACTCTGACATAAACAACGTGCATTAGTGGGGCAAACGACCTCCTGCCCTATCCGACCTGCCGCAATAAGTTCATTGAGAACCCAATCTAAAGACATTCGTTCAAAATCCACCTCATTCGTTCCTTCTTCTATCATTCCGACATTGctacccccatgattgggcagagggttcccttgaattcctggttgtttatcatcaaatgctagccatccggcttctcttagtgttttgaaccttatttttgaatGCCCACACCGTTCAATAGTGTGCCCGGGAGGTGTTAGCGTGATATGCAACACCTTGGCTTCGGAGGTCATACCCATGCGGGAAGGGAGGGGAAAGGTGCAGTAACGTTAAGACATTCCAGGAAGACTGAAATCAGTTCCTTTCCATCAATTGTGGAAAATTTGAGTATGGCATTGGAATAGGTCTATCCTTCTCGTATTCTGGATGCCTCTATAATGAGTTCACACATTCGGTTGGGTGGGAATGGGTCCCGGAAGAACAACTGGGGGTCTACATCCTGTATGAACGTCTGATTGACGGAGGGTTAGGAAAGCAAAAATTCCTCCTAGCCCCTGTGAGCCATGCTTTCTTTGATTATGTTGTGTCTTTGAACCGCCTGAACCTCTATTCTTTCTTGCTTGTCCATTCTGCCTAGACCAATCTTGTACTAATAATTTTAGTTCTCCGACTTTTGATGGCCGTCTCAATCCTTTGCGGTCGATAGAAAGAAACAATGTCCATGAAAAGTCATTGGGGTTTGCCCTAAGAGATGCCGAAGAAGGGATATTTAAGGTATTCCCACATAGGGATATTGGGGGGGAAAAAATAGACTCCCTGTCTTCCACAGGAGGATGACTGGACAGACAGTCCCTCCACCCTATGGCATATTATCTAATGTTTCGGTGGGCTTCATTGCATACTTGCAAGTCATACGATCGGGTGCCTATTTCTCATAACATGGCGGGGCTGGATAAAAGAATATTAGCGATCTTTAATGTGGGGATCCGAGCGCCGATCTTGTTGAATATAGACCACGATGGCTGCCCCTGTCAAGCTTgtctttgaaagcaatgcatcatagTCTTAATTATGGAAGTGCAGCCATTTTTGGCATAAGCGAAGGTGAGGTGAGTTCAAAGGACAATTAGGTCCATAATTTTTCGAAATCGGGGTACTTGAATTCCGGTGGAGAGTGACCTTGGAACGAGGCAGGCACAAATCATTGGGATTACAGAGTCCGAATTGTATTGGATCCATCAATAGCTTCAGGAGGCCTCGGAGTACGTCGTATCGACGTTCAGTTTCGATGTTCATCCCACGATCAGAAAGCTACTATGGAGGGTCCCCATGCGGAAACCTGTGCTGGTACCTTAGGAATGAATGAACGGGGGTTCATACTTGGCATTGAACCCTCATGACGAAAAGGTTATTGGAGATGACGTTTGTCCAAGAACGGGGGTAAACCCTGGGGATATGAGGTAAGGGTAACATAGCTATTTCCGATCATTTGAACTGGTTCTGTTCGTCAACAACCAGGGATCttgctatttttttaatttcatcatCTTCTGTCCTTGATATATACCAAGACTCTACTTCCagttgttcactcatttcttttgccacTTTCTGTATTCTCTGATGCGTgaagtctcaatgttgcttgctagatgaattctgtggctaggcactgcaaatCAAAATTTCCCATTTTTAGAATCGTGTGGAAGGCAAAGGTATGAATGCATGAAATTACATGGTCTTGTAAATACAGTGTAAATTTCGCACAATATGAAACATATGTATGCAACCTAATGGACTCAATCAAGGTTCCTGAAAGAGATCTCATTATtggtagaaaaataaaaaatctgctGTTCATTAACGAATCCTTTCATACAATAACAAATCCAACCAAAATATTAAAAGCAAATGGCTCATGAGCCCCAATCTCTGCATTTGGTTGTGTGTCGTCTTTTTATGCAAAGCCCGAAATTGGCATCCCAGTAGCCCACTTTCGTTATGCACGGGCTCCATCTTTTCCAGTACTTGATTATACTTGCTTCTCTGCTCATCCCCCTGCCTTTCCAACTCTTGTATGTAGAGCGATTTCTTTTTGATTTCGGTATGGGCATCTTCTAACATTTGAGATTTCTGTTCAAGTGCTGCTTGAAGTCTTCGTCTTTCCTTCCTTAGAGCCAcgacctcttcttctgattgtATGTACCGAATCCTCTGTCGCTTGATTTCCTTGCGATAGACAGAGACTAGAGCCTCCTTTTGCTGATTCCCCACTTCTGCTCTTGCATCTCCCTTTTCTACTGGGCATGGATCCCCTTGTGGCTTCAATTGTATGCACGCGCTTGGTGATTTAACATGCTCAATAATGACTTCTGGGATTCTTTTGAGTCGGGGGTTTACTCGGTTTTCCCGCCATTCTTCATAATTTCCTTGGACTGTGGCAATTCCATCACCTGGACCTATTAGGTGCACATGTTTCCAAGCCACCATGAACTTTctaatttgatcttgagtgtcTCCTACTTCATATGCGAAGTCCGAGTCGGCTAATCTATGAGTCATAGGCACAAACTGAGACGCTCCCACTTGCCTTCTTGCCATCAAAGGAGCGTATGCTATTCCTCTCCATGGACCTAATAACGGGACCCACGGGAAGTTTCCACATCGATACATCATGTTGGAATGGTTCATCCATGGCGCTTGCCAAACTAATCCCAACTCCCTCagtttgtgtaatttttcattCCAGTTAGCCTTGCTCCATTGAACATTCTGCTGAGCCTCTTCGAACTCAGCTAAGGGGATTCGAAGAGCTGAAAAGGTGTTACGGTACCCCCCTTGGTTACTTGGCAGGTGACTGGCAAACCAAACATAGAGTAATGATACGCAACATTTCAGTCGCTCCTGACCCTTGCTCCTGCATTTGTTAAGAGATCGAAAGGTTTCTGCCAAAATACCCGGAACCGGATTAGCCCCATTCTTTACTTGCGCTACGAAAGAAATAGTAAATCTATCAATGGCCCCTAGTTCTTTGGGAAATATAATTAGGCCATATATGGCCAGTGTGAACAAATGTATCTGAACcccttcatttttctcttcttccaACAACTCCTTCAAGCATTTCCAAGTGATCCTTTTGCTTTCCCCTGCCGTTCGTTGAATCTTGACCCCAGCAAGGTTATACAACTCCCATACTAAGGAAATCCTGGAATCAGGCACATAAGTGAGGTAGGGTGATCGTTGTGTCATCAAATGCAGTAGCGAGGAGTATTCTTCAATTGTAGGAACCATGTCGATTCCATCTATCGTAAAACATGTGTACGGAGGATTCCAAAAGTCCACCAATGCCTTCACCATCTAAAGATTCACCGTTATGTGTAACAAGAAACCGATATGGCCATATAACTGTGAGAATTCCAAACGGCGTTGCGGGGTCCAATTCTTCCAGATAGTTTTTATTTCCTCCTGGGAGTTTGACCGGGTGTACAAGCACACTCTGGCAGGTAATTCCACTTTTGATTCCTCGTTCAAGCTATCTCCCCACTGCTTTTGCTGTCATTCAGAATACAACTGTACTACGGACTCGATCTCCTGATAAACAACAGTGTCCTCCATATCTGAATCTGACCTCTTCCAGAAACCTTGGGAGAGTAAATGGGATGCCTATATGGATGCAATATGTTAGCAACATTATCACATAATTCAAAGAAGATGTGACTACCAACTTATCATAAATGATTATGCTTGCATGTttatgaaattgagcatgggatgcatgattatgaaatgtGTGAATGCAtaagtatttaatgcatgaccatgggatgcaatgtgtatttatgtatgggAGTACTTAGTGCGAAAAAAtaggatatgaatatgtatgcaACCTACTGTGCGTGAAATTATGCACAAAAGTATGGATGCAATGTATCCTAACTAACTattttgtcagcattctaggaaaaatcccactaatgagagatttcaattcaattcttccctcgaTCATTCTTTTCCGTGATGATGGTCTATGCACCTCGGATTctatgaggggtcaaattatgatttgaggttggggttgacctaggtTGGTCAAtccactggatttgttcaatacgggcttgtggactgtaatgtgcacttgggcctcaattatattaaaatatgggcttcaatatatttcatgatgggatcaggccttagttttaaaaggatttgggcttggattgtttagaaaatattggcccggatttttagggtaatagGGCCAAAGACCATTTTCgaaaatctgggtttgaccctttttgaaaatcaggcctgggctgaatctttgcttaggaaaaggttgggcctctacttgttatttctcaaaaaattgggctcgagttatttgaaaagggtcgggccgacccatattttaaaatagttaggccaagtgcttcattttgaaaggatgggcctttgtctcattactgggctttttctgaatactggctaagtagtatgtatgtctaaatgtatgtcaaatgtaTGATGTAATACAAAGTATTCCGTAACATATGTACAACACACTATttatggagaaggatgtggctcctatcccaacctagggtaggcacgtatatatagggttcttcatggctctatcctagttagggaagactatagacaagtatgtgtgggtagactttaatccctattgacaaaaggtccccaatttgaaatttcatcctcccctataggggtccggacaaaactcgcattgagcggggtggttcgcgggtcccatcaagcttaagctacgaagggacaaacgctattacacccctatctagtcctagtaaggaaagctcgggtatagagcgtgaaagtgtgtgcatttaaatttaacctaatcccgctatccccacatttattcatatgctattaaaaataaggaaacaagacATCtataattaatgtatttattcacaagatatggaaacacaatatatgcaattaatatgtttattcaaaaaattttggaaacaaaaaataaggaaacaaaatatttacgattaatatacaaaatatctacttattcaaaatatcttacaattaatatgctttattcagaatatttagaaacaaaatatctacaattaatactcacacaattaggaaacaaaatatttttaattaagtaaggttatttataaattatggaagcaaaatatttacaattaatcaaggttatttatgaattactatatttacaaaataaggagtaattaaaagatttattaaatttaaacttgggataactttcaattaattaatggctcgactctctaagtggattccccagcggagtcgccaagctgtcgcggcgtcccgggagcgcgtgtgccccgggcggcgaaattaaaatcattttaatattttcatgaaaaaacatggaatatcggagtcgccactaacctttagtgcggttagaacacatgattactaccccattaggggtagaatcggtctacattaccagaattgggttcgggagttcggttacgcgaggggaaggtactagcaccccctacgcgcccgttcttacgaacggtacctaattaatttaaaattatccctaagttaatctaataattctttaaattactcctttttatgaatttataattacacgtgaaaaataaagaaataaataaatataatataatatatacatatattccctcagagcttaaggtatgTAAAgctcgaaggctcataccccgcaataaaatcatagggataataattaagaaaatacactcccaacattttgaaatgatatataaaatttttatagggaaatactagtatggggggtttttttttttaatatatattaatgaaatAATACACTAAGAAATTAAACTACATATAATTATCAATAAAACACCATATACTAATTATATAAAGATACTAAAGTTAATAAAACGATAccatatatatattagaatactaagAAGAAATAcactaataaataatacaaaacataataataataataataataataataataataataataataataatatagaataaaCTACTAAACTtgatataatactaaaatatgccAATATTCTTAATATGAACGTGTGATCTAAGAGTACTAAATATAACAATATACTTAATATaacattatactcatatatataccatacaaCAATATAACAATACACACTATAGGAATATTTGCTACAACAATAATAACAcgacaataatataataatataacaatatatataaatatatatacaatatggaaataataaagaaacaaatcaaccctacaattaaaatgtaaactatacaatatgataataatatatcttaacaaatacatgcataaatcctaactataaataatcaaaactttgacATAATACTAACAACACCCTagtattaacaataaaggaaacgtGACAATAATTCAAACCCTAGA from Malania oleifera isolate guangnan ecotype guangnan chromosome 9, ASM2987363v1, whole genome shotgun sequence carries:
- the LOC131163500 gene encoding uncharacterized protein LOC131163500 yields the protein MDPIKYVFEKPAVTGRMARWQMLLIEYDITYVTRKAIKGSIIAEYLADRAVNDYQSMEFDFPDQDIDSIDQEKEGNVGWMMLFDGATNVWGHGIGAVLISPEGKYYPVTAKLTFPCTNNIAEYEACVLGLQAAIDRGIKKLIVKGDSALVIYQLTGKWETRDSKLIPYQEFIQEMMQEFDAISFSHLPRESNLIPDALATLAALFKVESGIEIEPIRIRMHREPAYCIMTEEADGKPWFHDIKTYIQWKEYPIGASNDRKTIRRLAMGFFLDGEILYKRNHDMTLLRYGIPESIISDNAKNLNNEVMTKLCSQFKVKHHNSAPYRPQMNGAVEAANKNIKSILEKMTGTYRDWHEKLPFALWAYRTTVRTSTRATPFSLVYGMEAVIPIEVEIPSLRVLKEAELTEAEWPNLPSLLFTNFPAGALAAGNHSSRPPPHQQATQPNSGPPSSQPLPLQTLPPNIYFAVVPTPLTTVVITASAPGRLLQAQRLQQPGSLPAPSSSYPGPAQLRQLTISTPVTLGSCNCRPSLPLLTATSHLSPAAPLNLANNPNSSGSQPRPSSSCRTNPIAVSISHRTPLW
- the LOC131163501 gene encoding uncharacterized protein LOC131163501; the encoded protein is MVKALVDFWNPPYTCFTIDGIDMVPTIEEYSSLLHLMTQRSPYLTYVPDSRISLVWELYNLAGVKIQRTAGESKRITWKCLKELLEEEKNEGVQIHLFTLAIYGLIIFPKELGAIDRFTISFVAQVKNGANPVPGILAETFRSLNKCRSKGQERLKCCVSLLYVWFASHLPSNQGGYRNTFSALRIPLAEFEEAQQNVQWSKANWNEKLHKLRELGLVWQAPWMNHSNMMYRCGNFPWVPLLGPWRGIAYAPLMARRQVGASQFVPMTHRLADSDFAYEVGDTQDQIRKFMVAWKHVHLIGPGDGIATVQGNYEEWRENRVNPRLKRIPEVIIEHVKSPSACIQLKPQGDPCPVEKGDARAEVGNQQKEALVSVYRKEIKRQRIRYIQSEEEVVALRKERRRLQAALEQKSQMLEDAHTEIKKKSLYIQELERQGDEQRSKYNQVLEKMEPVHNESGLLGCQFRALHKKTTHNQMQRLGLMSHLLLIFWLDLLLYERIR